In Ailuropoda melanoleuca isolate Jingjing unplaced genomic scaffold, ASM200744v2 unplaced-scaffold28183, whole genome shotgun sequence, the genomic window AGCGCATGAGGACCGTCACCAACTACTTCCTCGTGAACCCGGCTTTCTCCGACGCCTCCATGGCTGCCTTCAACACCTTGGTCAACTTCATCTATGCGCTTCACAGCGAGTGGTACTTCGACGCCAACTACTGTCGCTTCCAGAGCTTCTTTCCTATCACGGTGGTGTTCGCCAGCATCTACTCTATGATGGCCATTGCGGTGGACAGGTGAGGAGAGAATAGGGAGGAGtcggggagaagggagagagaagagctggGCAATGGGATGAGGTTACCACGGACATGGTGACAAATGGATTTGATAAAAGGAAAGCGCCTAGGAAAGAGTTCTTGGAG contains:
- the LOC117798180 gene encoding neuromedin-K receptor-like translates to MGSLPAAMNWTEAADAGAVFGNLIVIWIILAHKRMRTVTNYFLVNPAFSDASMAAFNTLVNFIYALHSEWYFDANYCRFQSFFPITVVFASIYSMMAIAVD